In the genome of Pseudanabaena mucicola str. Chao 1806, the window TATTGGCTGACGGAGTTAGCCAATATTGCCTGTAAACGTCCCATGCCCCGCGATCCCATGATCAGCAGATTAGCTTTGAGCTCTTCGGCAACTTTACAAACAACATCCTTGGGTTCACCATCTTTGAGAATGGAGATAGTGCTATTACCCAAAGACAGACGCAAGCTTTTAATTTCTCTTTCAATAATTTTTTGCCCTGCAAGACGATATTCAGTAATACCCTCGGAGTTAGTAGCGTTAGGAATAACGTGCAGTACATTAATTTGCGAACTTTGAATACTAGGTAAGGCTAGTAGCATATTCAGCATTTCGCGCGATCTCCCTGAACCATCAACAGCCAATAAAATTTGTTGAAACATAGTTGTCGAACCTTAGTTATTTGTTATCTGATTACAAGCAGCGTTAGCGTTACTCGTCATCTATAAAAATTTGATATATCTTGAGTAAAGCTCAATTACAGGGCGATCACTGCAAAACGTTGAGATTCTTAAAAATTATTTGGTGCTATGACTACCCGATCCTAGTAAGGGGTTTAAGTTTTCATTTTACCTACGGCAAAATGAAAACTGCAATAGTGCATGCCTCTTAACTAAGAACCCATTTAAATGAAGTTCTAGGTTGGGCAGTAATTCTGAAATGGATTCTTAACTAAATATAACTATAGGACTTACGCAAACCAAACGAATTTATTACGCATTGGGTAAATGTGGTGCGGGCTTCGCTTGCACCACATTTACCCAATGCGTAATTCCTAAACTAGCTAAACATAACAGAGGCAAACTCTTGCTTTTGTTCATTATTTTGTTCATTATTTTGTTCGGGAACTTGAATATGAATAGATTCAGAATTAGTGGCAACGTGCTGTTTTTGGAGATCTAGCACCGCTTTGATCAAACCTTGGAATAGTGGATGGGGATTACTTGGACGAGATTGGAATTCTGGATGGAACTGGGTAGCGATAAAGTAGGGATGACTAGGTAGCTCGATCGCCTCAACTAATCGTCCATCGGGCGAAGTGCCACTAATTACATAGCCTGACTCAAGGAACAGCGATCGATAGGCATTATTAAACTCATAACGATGACGATGGCGCTCGTAAATGACTGACTCGTTATAAAGTCTATGCACAAGGCTATTAGGAGCAAGACGACAGGCATATAGCCCTAAACGCATTGTGCCACCGAGGTTAACCACATCTTGCTGCTCTGGCAATAGGTGAATAACGGGATTTTTGGATTCTGGAGCAAACTCAGAGCTATTGGCATCACTGAGATTACCGATATTTCTCGCCCAGTCAATCACCGCACATTGCATTCCTAAACAGAGCCCTAAAAATGGAATCTGGTGATCACGCGCATATTGCACCGCCGCAACTTTGCCATCAACACCACGATGTCCAAAGCCGCCTGGAACTACGATTGCATGGACATCTTTGAGGAATTTCTCTGCACCATAGGTTTCGATATCTTCAGAGTTCACCCAGCGTAAATTGACGTTGCTATTCAAAGCGATTGCACCATGTTTGAGGGCTTCGATCACTGAGAGATAGGCGTCGGTCAATCGGACGTATTTACCAACAATCGCTACTTCTAATTGATGCTCAGAACGATATAGACGCTCGACAAGGGTCTGCCAACTGCGAAGGTCAGGTTGACGTTGTTGCATTCCTAACAAACGCAAGACTTGCTCAGCTAATCCTTCACGCTCCATTGCTAGAGGCACTTCATAAATACTTTTGACATCCTGCCCTGTCATTACACACTCAGGTAGAACGTTGCAAAATTCAGAAATTTTGTCTTTGATGTTTTGTGGTAATGGGCGATCGCTACGACAAACTAAAATATCGGGCTGAATACCAACGGATTGCAATTCTTTTACAGAATGTTGGGTGGGCTTGGTTTTCATCTCTCCAGCAGAGGCAATCCAAGGCATCAGAGTCACATGCATATAAACTACATTTTGGCGACCTACATCCTTACGAAATTGGCGAATAGCTTCGATAAATGGTAAGGACTCGATATCACCAACCGTACCACCAATTTCGACAATGACGAGATCTGGATTGCTATTATTGGCAACACGATGAATGCGCTCTTTTATTTCGTTGGTGATGTGAGGAATCACCTGCACCGTACCACCTTGGTAATCACCCCGTCGTTCTTTATTGATTACTCCTTGATAGATTGCACCTGTGGTAACATTACTTAGCTTAGACATCGATGTATCGGTAAAGCGCTCGTAATGTCCCAAGTCAAGGTCTGTCTCCGCACCATCTTCGGTAACAAACACCTCTCCATGCTGAAAAGGACTCATTGTACCAGGGTCAACGTTGATATAAGGATCAAGCTTAAGAATAGCAATGGAATAATCCCTTGATTTCAGCAATCGCCCTAAACTTGCGGCAACGATGCCCTTCCCAATACTGGAGACAACTCCGCCAGTCACAAAGATATACTTAGCCATAAAATTTCGTTATTAGGGTGTATTAGCCTAATCATTTCGTAGACAATACTTAACAAAGTGATTATATAGCAGGGCTAGCAACCACTGTTTATCTAGGGAACATGTCATTTTTACGAAAAGTAGAAGAACTTAAGAAAAATACTGATTATATTGGACTTTATCTGGCAAGGTAATAATAGTCTAATACTCAGTGCAAGTTATAAATACGCAATGTGCAACTAAATCAAAAAGCTCTCACCCCAACTCCTCTCCTAATCGGAGAGAGTATGG includes:
- a CDS encoding CTP synthase → MAKYIFVTGGVVSSIGKGIVAASLGRLLKSRDYSIAILKLDPYINVDPGTMSPFQHGEVFVTEDGAETDLDLGHYERFTDTSMSKLSNVTTGAIYQGVINKERRGDYQGGTVQVIPHITNEIKERIHRVANNSNPDLVIVEIGGTVGDIESLPFIEAIRQFRKDVGRQNVVYMHVTLMPWIASAGEMKTKPTQHSVKELQSVGIQPDILVCRSDRPLPQNIKDKISEFCNVLPECVMTGQDVKSIYEVPLAMEREGLAEQVLRLLGMQQRQPDLRSWQTLVERLYRSEHQLEVAIVGKYVRLTDAYLSVIEALKHGAIALNSNVNLRWVNSEDIETYGAEKFLKDVHAIVVPGGFGHRGVDGKVAAVQYARDHQIPFLGLCLGMQCAVIDWARNIGNLSDANSSEFAPESKNPVIHLLPEQQDVVNLGGTMRLGLYACRLAPNSLVHRLYNESVIYERHRHRYEFNNAYRSLFLESGYVISGTSPDGRLVEAIELPSHPYFIATQFHPEFQSRPSNPHPLFQGLIKAVLDLQKQHVATNSESIHIQVPEQNNEQNNEQKQEFASVMFS